A region of Apus apus isolate bApuApu2 chromosome 14, bApuApu2.pri.cur, whole genome shotgun sequence DNA encodes the following proteins:
- the MRM2 gene encoding rRNA methyltransferase 2, mitochondrial isoform X2 has product MAWPGGAAAAAGSCQRLASKCLHTTVGILKKTGTEHWWLERHLRDPFVKAAKRHHYRCRSAFKLLEIDDKLHILRPGLSVLDCGAAPGAWSQVAVERVNALDPAVPTGFVLGVDLLRISPLEGAVFLSEADMSDPRTLRTIQSLLPAEQVDVILSDMAPNATGVKELDHQKLINLCLGLLGLSRSLLKPKGTMLCKFWDGHESRLLQSRLKEQFQDVRTIKPQASRKDSAESYYLARLYKGR; this is encoded by the exons ATGGCCTGGCCGGGGGGAGCTGCCGCCGCCGCGGGCAG CTGCCAGCGTCTGGCAAGCAAATGTCTCCACACCACGGTGGGGATTCTGAAGAAAACTGGAACCGAGCACTGGTGGCTGGAGAGGCACTTGAGGGATCCCTTTGTCAAGGCAGCAAAGCGGCACCATTACCGCTGCCGAAGTGCCTTCAAGTTACTGGAAATCGATGACAAGCTTCATATTCTTCGTCCAGGACTTTCTGTTCTTGACTGCGGAGCTGCGCCTGGTGCTTGGAGCCAGGTGGCTGTAGAGAGGGTCAACGCCTTAG ATCCTGCTGTCCCCACTGGCTTTGTCCTTGGTGTTGACCTCCTGCGGATTTCTCCTCTGGAAGGAGCAGTCTTCCTGTCGGAGGCTGACATGTCAGACCCACGCACGCTGAGGACAATTCAGAGTCTGCTTCCTGCAGAGCAGGTGGACGTCATCTTGAGCGACATGGCTCCTAACGCGACAGGGGTTAAAGAACTGGATCATCAGAAGCTGATCAACCTGTGTTTAGGCCTTCTGGGTCTGTCCCGAAGTCTTTTAAAGCCGAAAGGAACGATGCTCTGTAAGTTCTGGGATGGACATGAGTCCCGTCTTCTGCAAAGCAGATTGAAGGAGCAGTTCCAAGATGTGAGAACTATAAAGCCTCAGGCCAGCCGGAAGGACTCTGCTGAGTCCTATTACTTGGCAAGACTGTACAAAGGGAGATGA
- the MRM2 gene encoding rRNA methyltransferase 2, mitochondrial isoform X1, which produces MAWPGGAAAAAGSCQRLASKCLHTTVGILKKTGTEHWWLERHLRDPFVKAAKRHHYRCRSAFKLLEIDDKLHILRPGLSVLDCGAAPGAWSQVAVERVNALGTDPAVPTGFVLGVDLLRISPLEGAVFLSEADMSDPRTLRTIQSLLPAEQVDVILSDMAPNATGVKELDHQKLINLCLGLLGLSRSLLKPKGTMLCKFWDGHESRLLQSRLKEQFQDVRTIKPQASRKDSAESYYLARLYKGR; this is translated from the exons ATGGCCTGGCCGGGGGGAGCTGCCGCCGCCGCGGGCAG CTGCCAGCGTCTGGCAAGCAAATGTCTCCACACCACGGTGGGGATTCTGAAGAAAACTGGAACCGAGCACTGGTGGCTGGAGAGGCACTTGAGGGATCCCTTTGTCAAGGCAGCAAAGCGGCACCATTACCGCTGCCGAAGTGCCTTCAAGTTACTGGAAATCGATGACAAGCTTCATATTCTTCGTCCAGGACTTTCTGTTCTTGACTGCGGAGCTGCGCCTGGTGCTTGGAGCCAGGTGGCTGTAGAGAGGGTCAACGCCTTAGGTACTG ATCCTGCTGTCCCCACTGGCTTTGTCCTTGGTGTTGACCTCCTGCGGATTTCTCCTCTGGAAGGAGCAGTCTTCCTGTCGGAGGCTGACATGTCAGACCCACGCACGCTGAGGACAATTCAGAGTCTGCTTCCTGCAGAGCAGGTGGACGTCATCTTGAGCGACATGGCTCCTAACGCGACAGGGGTTAAAGAACTGGATCATCAGAAGCTGATCAACCTGTGTTTAGGCCTTCTGGGTCTGTCCCGAAGTCTTTTAAAGCCGAAAGGAACGATGCTCTGTAAGTTCTGGGATGGACATGAGTCCCGTCTTCTGCAAAGCAGATTGAAGGAGCAGTTCCAAGATGTGAGAACTATAAAGCCTCAGGCCAGCCGGAAGGACTCTGCTGAGTCCTATTACTTGGCAAGACTGTACAAAGGGAGATGA